Proteins from one Pectinophora gossypiella chromosome 19, ilPecGoss1.1, whole genome shotgun sequence genomic window:
- the LOC126375711 gene encoding neurobeachin-like, whose translation MDPVWAGGGAGAGARRQLGDNFSQRVRARSNCFVTTVDSRFLIAAGFWDNSFRVFSTDTAKIVQIIFGHYGVVTCVSRSECNITSDCYIASGSEDCTVLLWHWSARHGGIVGEGEAPAPRVTLTGHDAPINGVLVSAELGLVISSSINGPVLIHTTFGEVLRSLPAAEGVCSPQQLALSREGVVVVAYARGHLAAFTLNGRRLRHETHNDNFQCLVLSRCGEYLVCGGDAGVVEVWRAATLAPLYAFPPAGAAVTSLALSHDQKFLLAGLENGSLVVFHIDFNRWHHEYQQRY comes from the exons ATGGACCCGGTGTGGG cgggcggcggcgcgggcgcgggcgcgcggcGCCAGCTGGGCGACAACTTCTCGCAGCGCGTGCGCGCGCGCAGCAACTGCTTCGTCACCACCGTCGACTCGCGGTTCCTCATCGCCGCCGGCTTCTGGGACAACAGCTTCCGGGTCTTCTCCACTGACACCG cTAAGATAGTACAAATAATATTCGGGCACTACGGCGTGGTGACGTGCGTGTCCCGCTCAGAATGCAACATTACGTCAGACTGCTACATCGCGTCGGGCTCAGAGGACTGTACTGTGCTGCTATGGCATTG GTCTGCGCGTCACGGCGGCATCGTGGGCGAGGGAGAAGCGCCGGCGCCGCGTGTCACGCTCACGGGCCACGACGCGCCCATCAACGGCGTCCTCGTGTCTGCGGAACTTGGGCTCGTCATTTCATCGTCAATCA ACGGCCCAGTGCTAATCCACACGACGTTCGGCGAGGTCCTACGCTCGCTACCGGCAGCTGAAGGGGTCTGTTCGCCGCAACAACTGGCTCTATCTAGAGAAGGAGTGGTGGTCGTGGCGTACGCGCGTGGACATCTCGCTGCCTTCACGCTCAACGGCCGTCGGCTGCGACATGAGACGCATAACGATAACTTCCAG TGCCTGGTGCTGTCCCGCTGCGGCGAGTACCTGGTGTGCGGCGGCGACGCGGGCGTGGTGGAGGTGTGGCGCGCCGCCACGCTGGCGCCGCTGTACGCCTTCCCGCCCGCCGGCGCCGCCGTCACCTCGCTCGCGCTCTCGCACGACCAGAA GTTCTTGCTGGCGGGCTTAGAGAACGGCTCCTTGGTCGTGTTCCACATCGACTTCAACCGGTGGCATCACGAGTACCAACAACGATACTGA